The Sphingomonas alpina genome has a segment encoding these proteins:
- a CDS encoding rod shape-determining protein, translated as MSFFSKLFRFSSHDMAIDLGTANTVVYLRGRGIVLNEPSVVAVETLNGVKRVKAVGDDAKLMMGKTPDSIQAIRPLRDGVIADIDVAEQMIKHFIHKVHGGQRRFFRWPQIVICVPSGSTSVERRAIRDAASNAGASQVWLIEEPMAAAIGADMPVTEPIGSMVVDIGGGTTEVAVLSLRGLAYTTSVRVGGDKMDEAIVSYVRRNHNLLIGDSTAERIKQEVGVAKPPPDGIGLTIHVKGRDLVNGVPKEIQINQGQIAEALSEPVGQIVEGVRIALENTAPELAADIVDQGIVLTGGGALLKGIDEVLRDETGLPVTIADDPLICVALGTGRALEDPVFRGVLHSA; from the coding sequence ATGAGCTTCTTCTCGAAACTTTTCAGGTTTTCATCGCACGACATGGCGATCGATCTCGGGACCGCGAATACCGTCGTGTATCTGCGCGGCCGGGGCATCGTGCTGAACGAACCGTCGGTGGTCGCGGTCGAGACATTGAACGGCGTCAAGCGAGTCAAGGCGGTTGGCGACGACGCCAAGCTGATGATGGGCAAGACCCCCGACAGCATCCAGGCGATCCGCCCCTTACGCGATGGCGTGATCGCCGACATCGATGTCGCCGAGCAGATGATCAAGCATTTCATCCATAAGGTTCATGGCGGGCAGCGGCGCTTCTTCCGCTGGCCGCAGATCGTGATCTGCGTGCCGTCGGGGTCGACCTCGGTCGAGCGCCGCGCGATCCGGGACGCCGCATCGAATGCCGGCGCATCGCAGGTCTGGCTGATCGAAGAGCCGATGGCGGCCGCGATCGGCGCCGACATGCCGGTGACCGAGCCGATCGGTTCGATGGTGGTCGATATCGGCGGCGGCACGACCGAAGTCGCGGTGCTGTCGCTGCGCGGCCTCGCCTACACCACCTCGGTCCGGGTCGGCGGCGACAAGATGGACGAAGCGATCGTTTCCTATGTCCGTCGCAACCATAACCTGCTGATCGGCGATTCGACTGCCGAGCGCATCAAGCAGGAAGTCGGCGTCGCCAAGCCGCCACCCGACGGCATCGGCCTGACCATCCACGTCAAGGGCCGCGATCTGGTCAATGGCGTGCCGAAGGAAATCCAGATCAACCAGGGCCAGATCGCCGAAGCCCTGTCCGAACCGGTCGGCCAGATCGTCGAGGGCGTGCGCATCGCACTCGAGAATACCGCACCGGAACTGGCGGCCGATATTGTCGATCAGGGTATCGTACTCACCGGCGGCGGTGCGTTGCTCAAGGGTATCGACGAAGTGTTGCGTGACGAGACCGGCCTGCCGGTAACGATCGCCGACGATCCGCTGATCTGCGTCGCGCTCGGCACGGGTCGCGCGCTCGAAGACCCGGTGTTCCGCGGTGTGCTGCACAGCGCCTGA
- the mutL gene encoding DNA mismatch repair endonuclease MutL, translating into MSIRRLPEHLVNRIAAGEVVERPASALKELVENAVDAGATRIDIRLRAGGVDGIEVIDDGCGMTPPDMALALERHATSKLPDEAIEAVTTLGFRGEALPSIASVARMTLESRVRGAEGWSRVVDNGLLDSEGPVGIPPGTRVRVDGLFERVPARRKFLRSARSEYAACLDVVKRLAMANPDIGFSVEHDGRRVLSVSGGESLPDRVAALTDRGLVENGIVIELEREGLKLGGIAGLPTFNRGIADHQYLFVNGRPVKDRLLVGAVRGAYAELLARDRHAVVALFLDVPSDAVDVNVHPAKTEVRFREPAMVRGMIVSGLRRALDEAGHRSAQRPSSDAMAAWQSEPMSPPAPQLWDRQDVEQWDAPPSSAPQTRYAVQDRRPSFIPPPMARAEPAYAPPPETTSYPLGVARGQVAKTYIVAEAEDGLVLVDQHAAHERLVLERMRKAMATGGVASQALLLPEVIELDEPACDRLEARAEELSEFGLDLERFGPRAMLIRAVPAMLGQGDVIGLVTDLADELAAFDEALSLKERLDHVAATMACHGSVRAGRILSVTEMNALLREMEVTPHSGQCNHGRPTWVKLAHGDIEKLFGRK; encoded by the coding sequence ATGTCAATACGGCGCCTCCCCGAACATCTCGTCAATCGTATCGCTGCCGGTGAAGTGGTCGAACGGCCCGCCAGTGCGTTGAAGGAACTGGTCGAAAACGCAGTCGATGCGGGGGCGACTCGCATCGATATCCGCCTGCGCGCCGGCGGTGTGGACGGAATCGAGGTGATCGATGACGGTTGCGGCATGACACCGCCCGATATGGCGCTGGCGCTCGAGCGTCATGCGACTTCCAAGCTCCCCGACGAAGCGATCGAAGCGGTCACGACGCTCGGTTTTCGCGGTGAAGCGTTGCCCTCGATCGCCAGCGTCGCGCGCATGACGCTCGAGAGCCGGGTGCGCGGCGCGGAAGGCTGGTCGCGCGTGGTCGATAATGGCCTGCTCGACTCCGAAGGGCCGGTCGGAATCCCACCCGGCACGCGGGTGCGTGTCGACGGATTGTTCGAACGCGTGCCGGCACGCCGCAAGTTCCTGCGTTCGGCCCGGTCGGAATATGCCGCCTGTCTCGACGTGGTGAAGCGCCTCGCCATGGCAAACCCCGATATCGGCTTTTCGGTCGAGCATGACGGCCGACGCGTCCTGTCGGTGTCAGGCGGGGAGAGCCTGCCCGACCGCGTCGCCGCGCTGACCGATCGCGGGCTGGTCGAAAACGGCATTGTCATCGAACTGGAACGCGAGGGCCTGAAGCTTGGCGGAATCGCCGGCCTGCCGACCTTCAATCGCGGCATTGCCGATCATCAATATCTCTTCGTCAATGGCCGCCCGGTGAAGGACCGGCTGCTGGTCGGTGCGGTGCGCGGTGCCTATGCCGAACTGCTCGCGCGCGACCGTCATGCCGTGGTCGCCTTGTTCCTCGACGTGCCGAGCGACGCGGTCGATGTGAACGTCCATCCGGCCAAGACCGAAGTCCGTTTCCGCGAACCCGCGATGGTGCGCGGCATGATCGTCAGCGGTCTGCGCCGCGCACTCGACGAGGCCGGCCACCGTAGCGCGCAGCGCCCGAGCAGCGATGCGATGGCGGCATGGCAAAGTGAGCCAATGTCGCCGCCTGCGCCGCAGCTCTGGGACCGGCAGGATGTGGAACAATGGGACGCGCCGCCTTCATCAGCGCCCCAGACACGCTACGCCGTCCAGGATCGCAGGCCGAGCTTCATCCCGCCGCCCATGGCGCGAGCCGAACCGGCTTATGCGCCGCCGCCGGAAACGACCAGCTATCCGCTCGGCGTTGCGCGTGGCCAGGTGGCGAAGACCTATATCGTTGCCGAAGCCGAAGATGGCCTGGTGTTGGTCGACCAGCATGCCGCGCATGAGCGCCTGGTGCTGGAACGGATGCGCAAAGCCATGGCGACTGGCGGTGTCGCGAGCCAGGCGCTGCTGCTTCCTGAGGTGATCGAACTCGACGAACCCGCCTGCGACCGGCTTGAGGCGCGCGCGGAGGAACTGAGCGAGTTCGGCCTCGACCTCGAGCGCTTCGGCCCGCGCGCGATGCTGATCCGCGCCGTGCCGGCGATGCTGGGGCAGGGCGATGTGATCGGTCTGGTCACTGACCTGGCCGATGAACTCGCCGCGTTCGACGAAGCGCTGAGCCTGAAGGAACGGCTCGACCATGTCGCCGCGACCATGGCTTGCCACGGCTCGGTTCGCGCCGGACGCATCCTGTCGGTGACCGAGATGAATGCGCTGCTCCGCGAAATGGAGGTCACGCCGCATTCGGGGCAATGCAACCATGGGCGACCGACCTGGGTAAAGCTGGCGCATGGCGATATCGAGAAGCTGTTCGGGCGGAAATAG
- a CDS encoding TSUP family transporter produces the protein MHLTIEILGLLCVVAFLAGLIDALAGGGGLLTIPALMAAGIPPVSALATNKLQSTFGTGGAFLAFARKGHVDFRRFAWPALAALVGAGLGSFAVQQVDPSFLAGFVPVLLIAMGIYFLVAPKMSDMDRHSRLGVAGLTMIVGMIGLYDGFFGPGTGSFFTTALVALGGLGLVRAIAHAKFLNFCTNLAGLTVMIAGGKVIWLLGFSMAAASIAGNQVGAHLAMRFGGRGVRPLLVLMSFVLTIKLLSDPANPLRVYLGW, from the coding sequence ATGCATCTTACGATCGAGATCCTCGGACTGCTCTGCGTGGTCGCCTTTCTGGCCGGTCTGATCGATGCGTTGGCCGGGGGCGGGGGATTGCTGACCATTCCAGCGCTGATGGCGGCGGGGATTCCGCCGGTGTCCGCACTGGCGACCAACAAGCTGCAGAGCACCTTCGGGACGGGAGGGGCGTTCCTCGCCTTTGCCCGCAAGGGGCATGTCGACTTTCGCCGCTTTGCTTGGCCGGCGCTGGCGGCTTTGGTTGGGGCAGGGCTCGGCTCGTTTGCGGTGCAGCAGGTCGACCCGTCTTTTCTCGCCGGCTTCGTGCCGGTGCTACTGATTGCGATGGGGATCTATTTCCTCGTCGCACCGAAGATGAGCGATATGGATCGCCATAGCCGCCTCGGTGTCGCCGGGCTGACCATGATCGTCGGCATGATCGGGCTGTATGACGGCTTTTTCGGACCCGGCACCGGATCGTTTTTCACCACCGCGCTGGTCGCGCTGGGCGGACTCGGCCTGGTTCGGGCCATCGCCCACGCTAAATTCCTCAACTTCTGTACCAACCTTGCGGGGCTGACCGTGATGATCGCCGGTGGCAAGGTGATCTGGCTGCTGGGGTTTTCGATGGCGGCGGCCAGCATCGCCGGCAATCAGGTCGGTGCCCATCTGGCGATGCGTTTCGGCGGCCGGGGTGTTCGCCCCTTGCTGGTGCTCATGTCGTTCGTGCTGACCATCAAGCTTCTGTCCGACCCGGCGAATCCATTGCGCGTCTATCTCGGCTGGTGA
- a CDS encoding GlsB/YeaQ/YmgE family stress response membrane protein, producing MVIVGLIVGILARFFYPGAVHMGLIMSAVLGIAGSFVAGFIGRLLHPATKDQPFHPAGFVYSILGAIVLIFLARTFGLIG from the coding sequence ATGGTAATCGTCGGCCTGATCGTCGGCATATTGGCGCGGTTCTTTTATCCCGGCGCGGTTCATATGGGACTGATCATGAGTGCCGTTCTCGGCATCGCGGGATCGTTCGTGGCGGGCTTTATCGGCCGGCTGCTCCATCCTGCGACGAAGGACCAGCCCTTCCATCCGGCCGGCTTCGTCTATTCGATCCTGGGTGCCATCGTCCTGATTTTCCTGGCGCGGACCTTCGGCCTGATCGGATGA
- the rplI gene encoding 50S ribosomal protein L9 — MDVILLERVEKLGQIGDVVKVKDGFARNFLLPNKKALRANDANKKVFEANREKIVADNNARRGEAEVEAKSIDGITLTLIRQASNTGQLYGSVAVRDLLELLETEGHKVPKSAIVLNKPIKAIGVHDVKVSLHAEVAVMIKVNVARSPEEAEMQAQGVDVMSAMFEKDEAGFVEAYDPNAEPGATAEVSAEAPAADEETTEG, encoded by the coding sequence ATGGATGTTATCCTGCTGGAACGCGTCGAAAAGCTCGGCCAGATCGGCGACGTGGTCAAGGTGAAGGACGGGTTCGCCCGCAACTTCCTCCTGCCCAACAAGAAGGCGCTGCGCGCCAACGACGCCAACAAGAAGGTCTTCGAAGCCAATCGCGAGAAGATCGTCGCCGACAACAATGCACGCCGCGGCGAAGCCGAGGTCGAGGCCAAGTCGATCGACGGCATCACGCTGACCCTGATCCGTCAGGCGTCGAACACCGGTCAGCTGTACGGCTCGGTCGCGGTGCGTGACCTGCTCGAGCTGCTCGAGACCGAGGGCCACAAGGTGCCGAAGTCGGCGATCGTGCTCAACAAGCCGATCAAGGCGATTGGCGTGCATGACGTGAAGGTTTCGCTCCACGCCGAAGTCGCGGTGATGATCAAGGTCAATGTCGCACGCTCGCCTGAAGAGGCAGAGATGCAGGCACAGGGCGTCGACGTCATGTCCGCAATGTTCGAAAAGGACGAAGCGGGCTTTGTCGAAGCCTATGATCCCAACGCCGAGCCGGGCGCCACTGCCGAGGTCTCGGCTGAGGCTCCTGCCGCCGACGAAGAGACGACCGAAGGCTGA
- the rpsR gene encoding 30S ribosomal protein S18: MARPFFRRRKSCPFSAKDAPRIDYKDVRLLQGFVSERGKIVPSRITSVSGKKQRELAQAIKRARHLGLLPYIVK, encoded by the coding sequence ATGGCACGCCCATTTTTCCGCCGTCGCAAGAGCTGCCCCTTCTCCGCGAAGGATGCGCCCCGGATCGACTATAAGGACGTCCGTCTGCTGCAGGGCTTCGTGTCCGAGCGTGGCAAGATCGTCCCGAGCCGCATCACCTCGGTGAGCGGCAAGAAGCAGCGCGAACTCGCCCAGGCGATCAAGCGCGCGCGTCACCTGGGCTTGCTGCCCTACATCGTTAAGTAA
- the rpsF gene encoding 30S ribosomal protein S6, with protein MALYEHVFLARQDLAQAQVDALAENATKIITDNKGKVVKTESWGLRSLAYKIAKNRKAHYVMLEIDAPGDVVAELERQTQINEDVIRYMTVKVDALEEGPSVMMRKSDRDRERRGDREGGRGDRPDRGDRPRRDFDGE; from the coding sequence ATGGCTCTTTACGAGCATGTGTTCCTTGCGCGCCAGGATCTGGCACAGGCGCAAGTGGATGCACTGGCTGAAAACGCCACCAAGATCATCACCGACAACAAGGGCAAGGTCGTGAAGACCGAATCCTGGGGCCTGCGCAGCCTGGCGTACAAGATCGCCAAGAACCGCAAGGCGCATTATGTGATGCTCGAAATCGACGCCCCCGGCGATGTCGTCGCCGAGCTGGAGCGCCAGACCCAGATCAACGAAGACGTGATCCGCTACATGACCGTCAAGGTCGACGCCCTTGAAGAGGGCCCGAGCGTGATGATGCGCAAGAGCGATCGCGACCGTGAACGCCGTGGCGACCGTGAAGGTGGTCGTGGCGACCGTCCCGACCGGGGCGATCGTCCCCGTCGCGACTTCGACGGCGAATAA
- a CDS encoding acid phosphatase has protein sequence MRIRPWILVSAVAAVASAPYIVIGQVRAGYLPSGALDIMQVLPPAPVKGDLRYEHDRQVFKATRAMLTTPRGDLATRDVATGIPYMASAYSCAVGVNITPENAPLTIKLIAKSGIDANTQSGAAKNAFKRLRPFQIDEGKICQPADELKNSFDYPSGHTTWGWTWALILAELAPDRATPILARGRAYGESRIVCGAHNASAIEAGRITASATLAADHGQASFQADVAAARAELAALRANPATAKPEGCDAEAKLVAQPIL, from the coding sequence ATGCGCATTCGTCCGTGGATATTGGTATCGGCCGTCGCTGCCGTCGCATCGGCTCCCTACATCGTCATCGGCCAGGTCCGCGCCGGCTATCTGCCGTCAGGCGCACTCGACATCATGCAGGTGCTACCGCCGGCGCCGGTCAAGGGTGACCTGCGCTACGAACATGATCGCCAGGTCTTCAAGGCGACCCGGGCAATGCTGACGACGCCGCGCGGCGACCTTGCCACGCGTGATGTCGCGACCGGTATTCCCTATATGGCGAGCGCATATAGCTGTGCGGTCGGCGTGAATATCACCCCGGAAAACGCCCCGCTGACGATCAAGCTGATCGCCAAGTCCGGAATCGATGCCAACACCCAGTCCGGCGCCGCCAAGAACGCCTTCAAGCGGCTGCGCCCCTTCCAGATCGACGAGGGCAAGATCTGCCAGCCAGCCGATGAACTGAAGAACAGCTTCGACTATCCCTCGGGCCACACCACCTGGGGCTGGACCTGGGCCTTGATCCTGGCCGAACTCGCGCCCGATCGCGCGACGCCGATCCTCGCGCGCGGCCGTGCCTATGGTGAAAGCCGGATCGTCTGCGGCGCGCATAATGCCAGTGCGATCGAGGCCGGGCGGATCACCGCCTCGGCAACGCTGGCCGCGGATCATGGCCAGGCCAGCTTCCAGGCAGACGTCGCGGCTGCGAGGGCCGAACTGGCCGCGCTGCGCGCGAATCCGGCGACCGCGAAGCCCGAAGGGTGTGATGCGGAGGCTAAACTGGTCGCTCAGCCGATCCTCTAA
- a CDS encoding RcnB family protein — protein sequence MKKFIFAALAASVALSPIAAAPALAAPQQHQNDRGYHGQQRKVVVKKVVKRTPARTYRSNWRKGERFDYHQARNYRQIDYRQYRKLKAPPRGYRYVQSGNDAVLVGVTSGIIAAVIAGALN from the coding sequence ATGAAGAAGTTCATTTTCGCAGCGCTCGCCGCATCGGTCGCGCTCAGCCCGATCGCCGCGGCGCCTGCTTTGGCCGCGCCGCAGCAGCACCAGAACGACCGCGGTTATCACGGCCAGCAGCGCAAGGTGGTGGTGAAGAAGGTCGTCAAGCGGACCCCCGCCCGGACCTATCGCAGCAATTGGCGCAAGGGCGAGCGTTTCGACTATCATCAGGCGCGCAACTATCGCCAGATCGACTATCGCCAGTATCGCAAGCTGAAGGCACCACCGCGCGGTTATCGTTATGTCCAGTCGGGCAACGACGCAGTGCTGGTCGGCGTGACCTCGGGCATCATCGCCGCGGTGATCGCGGGCGCCCTGAACTAA
- the fabD gene encoding ACP S-malonyltransferase — protein sequence MRAFIFPGQGSQAVGMGKALAEASPVARAVFQEVDEALGQHLFRLMTEGPEDQLVLTENAQPAIMANAIATLRVLEQEGGIRLADKADYVAGHSLGEYSALCAAGAIDLATTALLLKHRGQAMQAAVPVGEGAMAALLGADVDKARAIAEAAAEGEVCTVANDNDPGQVVISGARGAIERAIALAKDMGAKRAVLLPVSAPFHCPLMQPAADAMEKALAEARIDSPLVPVFANVTAAPVGDADTIRRLLVEQVTGMVRWRESVIAMAATGVEHFLEFGGKVLGPMVKRSVADVEVTSVVTMDDIEALAKAL from the coding sequence ATGCGTGCATTCATTTTCCCCGGACAGGGCAGCCAGGCCGTCGGCATGGGCAAGGCGCTCGCCGAAGCCAGCCCGGTCGCCCGCGCCGTCTTCCAGGAAGTCGACGAGGCGCTTGGCCAGCATCTGTTCCGCCTGATGACCGAGGGTCCCGAGGATCAGCTGGTGCTGACCGAGAATGCCCAGCCGGCGATCATGGCCAATGCGATCGCGACGTTGCGCGTGCTGGAACAGGAAGGCGGCATTCGCCTGGCCGACAAGGCCGATTATGTCGCGGGCCACTCGCTCGGCGAATATAGCGCCTTATGCGCGGCGGGTGCGATCGACCTGGCGACCACGGCGCTGCTGCTCAAGCATCGCGGGCAGGCGATGCAGGCCGCAGTGCCGGTCGGCGAGGGCGCGATGGCCGCCCTGCTCGGCGCGGACGTCGACAAGGCTCGCGCGATCGCGGAAGCCGCGGCCGAGGGCGAGGTGTGCACCGTCGCCAATGACAATGATCCGGGCCAGGTGGTGATCTCCGGCGCGCGCGGCGCGATCGAGCGCGCCATTGCGCTCGCCAAGGACATGGGCGCCAAGCGTGCGGTCCTGCTGCCGGTGTCGGCTCCGTTCCACTGCCCGTTGATGCAGCCTGCCGCCGATGCGATGGAAAAGGCACTGGCCGAGGCGCGAATCGATTCCCCGTTGGTCCCGGTCTTCGCCAACGTCACCGCCGCACCGGTCGGCGATGCCGACACGATCCGTCGTCTATTGGTCGAGCAGGTCACCGGCATGGTGCGCTGGCGCGAATCGGTGATCGCGATGGCCGCGACCGGAGTCGAGCATTTCTTAGAATTCGGCGGCAAGGTGCTGGGCCCGATGGTCAAGCGCAGCGTGGCCGATGTCGAGGTGACCAGCGTGGTCACGATGGACGATATCGAGGCGCTGGCGAAGGCGCTTTAA
- the fabG gene encoding 3-oxoacyl-[acyl-carrier-protein] reductase has product MFDLTGMTALVTGASGGIGSAVAQALAAQGARLAVSGSNTDKLEAFRVSLGGDHVALPCNLSDGAAVDALVPSAVEAFGKLDILVNNAGVTRDNLVMRMKDEEWDQVIRVNLEAAFRLARAAARPMMKARFGRIISITSVVGTTGNPGQANYAASKGGLTAMSKALAQELASRGITVNCVAPGFITSPMTDELPDAQKEALNARIPAGKMGEGADIGAAVVYLASREAGYVTGQTLHVNGGMAMI; this is encoded by the coding sequence ATGTTCGACCTGACAGGCATGACCGCGCTGGTGACCGGCGCTTCGGGAGGAATCGGTTCGGCCGTGGCGCAGGCGCTGGCGGCGCAGGGTGCGCGCCTTGCCGTATCCGGATCGAATACCGACAAGCTGGAGGCGTTCAGGGTGAGCCTGGGCGGTGATCATGTCGCGCTGCCCTGCAACCTGTCGGATGGCGCCGCGGTCGATGCGCTGGTGCCGTCGGCGGTCGAGGCGTTCGGCAAGCTCGATATCCTGGTCAACAATGCCGGCGTGACGCGCGACAATCTCGTCATGCGCATGAAGGACGAGGAATGGGATCAGGTGATCCGCGTCAATCTCGAGGCTGCCTTCCGCCTTGCCCGCGCGGCCGCCCGCCCGATGATGAAGGCGCGTTTCGGCAGGATCATCTCTATTACATCCGTTGTGGGTACGACTGGCAATCCCGGCCAGGCGAATTACGCCGCGTCCAAGGGCGGGCTGACCGCCATGTCGAAGGCGCTGGCGCAGGAACTCGCGTCACGCGGCATCACCGTCAATTGTGTCGCGCCGGGCTTCATCACCTCGCCGATGACCGACGAGTTGCCCGATGCGCAGAAGGAAGCGCTCAACGCACGCATTCCGGCCGGCAAGATGGGCGAAGGCGCGGATATCGGCGCGGCGGTGGTCTATCTCGCCAGCCGGGAGGCCGGTTATGTTACGGGACAGACGTTGCATGTGAACGGCGGGATGGCCATGATCTGA
- a CDS encoding acyl carrier protein: MSETADRVKKIVVEHLGVEAEKVTEDASFIDDLGADSLDIVELVMAFEEEFGVEIPDDAAEKITTVKDAITFIDEHKD, encoded by the coding sequence ATGAGCGAGACCGCAGACCGCGTTAAGAAGATTGTCGTCGAGCATCTCGGCGTCGAGGCCGAGAAGGTGACCGAGGACGCGAGCTTCATCGACGATCTTGGCGCGGACAGCCTCGACATCGTCGAGCTGGTGATGGCGTTCGAAGAAGAATTCGGCGTCGAAATCCCTGATGACGCCGCCGAGAAGATCACGACCGTCAAGGACGCGATCACCTTCATCGACGAGCATAAGGACTGA
- the fabF gene encoding beta-ketoacyl-ACP synthase II, with the protein MRRVVVTGLGLVTPLGADVETAWANILAAKSGAGTITRFDASDYACRIACEVKPPEHEYGFDPGKRVDHKVQRQVDPFIIYGIDAAGQALEDAGLLDMTEEQKYRAGCSIGAGIGGLPGIASESIVLHEKGPRRVSPHFVHGRLINLITGQVQIKYGLMGPNHAVVTACSTGAHSIGDAARMIAMDDADVMLAGGAEGAICPLGIAGFAQARALSTNFNDTPERASRPYDVDRDGFVMGEGAGIVCLEEYEHAKARGAKIYAEVIGYGLSGDAYHVTAPHPEGSGAFRSMEMAMKKSGLSLADIDYINAHGTSTPLGDELELNAVRRLFGNNIDTLSMSSTKSAIGHLLGGAGAVESIFCILALRDQIVPPTLNLDNPSENCVGVDLVPHKAKERKVKAVLNNSFGFGGTNASLVMRAI; encoded by the coding sequence ATGCGCCGCGTTGTCGTAACCGGACTTGGACTCGTCACCCCGCTCGGCGCAGACGTCGAAACGGCCTGGGCGAACATTCTCGCGGCCAAATCGGGCGCGGGCACCATCACGCGTTTCGATGCCAGCGACTATGCCTGCCGCATCGCCTGCGAGGTGAAGCCGCCCGAGCATGAATATGGCTTCGATCCAGGCAAACGTGTCGATCACAAGGTGCAGCGCCAGGTCGATCCGTTCATCATCTACGGCATCGACGCAGCCGGCCAGGCGCTGGAAGACGCCGGTCTGCTCGACATGACCGAAGAGCAGAAATATCGCGCCGGCTGCTCGATCGGCGCCGGGATCGGCGGCCTGCCAGGCATCGCCAGCGAATCGATCGTGCTGCACGAAAAGGGCCCGCGGCGAGTCTCTCCGCACTTCGTCCATGGTCGCCTGATCAACCTGATCACTGGCCAGGTGCAGATCAAATACGGTCTGATGGGCCCGAATCATGCCGTCGTCACAGCGTGTTCCACCGGCGCGCATTCGATCGGCGACGCCGCGCGGATGATCGCGATGGACGATGCCGATGTGATGCTCGCCGGCGGCGCGGAAGGCGCGATTTGCCCGCTCGGCATCGCCGGATTCGCTCAGGCGCGCGCGCTCTCGACCAATTTCAACGACACGCCGGAACGCGCCAGCCGCCCCTATGACGTCGATCGCGACGGCTTCGTGATGGGCGAGGGGGCCGGTATCGTCTGCCTCGAGGAATATGAGCACGCCAAGGCGCGCGGTGCGAAGATCTACGCCGAGGTGATCGGCTATGGCCTGTCAGGCGACGCCTATCACGTCACCGCGCCGCACCCCGAAGGGTCGGGCGCGTTCCGTTCGATGGAAATGGCGATGAAGAAGTCGGGCCTGTCGCTGGCGGACATCGATTATATCAACGCGCACGGCACTTCGACCCCGCTTGGAGACGAGCTCGAGCTGAATGCAGTGCGCCGCCTGTTCGGCAACAATATCGACACGCTGTCGATGAGCTCAACCAAGTCGGCGATCGGGCATCTGCTCGGCGGTGCCGGCGCGGTGGAGAGCATCTTCTGCATCCTCGCGCTGCGCGACCAGATCGTGCCGCCCACACTCAACCTCGACAATCCGAGCGAGAATTGCGTTGGCGTCGATCTCGTCCCGCACAAGGCGAAGGAACGCAAAGTGAAGGCGGTGTTGAACAACTCGTTCGGCTTTGGCGGCACCAATGCCAGCCTCGTCATGCGCGCGATCTGA
- the mltG gene encoding endolytic transglycosylase MltG, translated as MRKLGCSALILALITIVAAMSVVYYWGGSGPLKRNITISIAPGTGMGQAADQLEKAGAIGSASNFKLLARIFGGGQGIKAGEYSLPAHLSRADILKLLQGGKTLQRFVMIAPGWPSVTVKEALMKKDELEGPVDVPAEGSIMPDSYSFQRGDTRASMVKRMQRAMTQYLAAAWAKRKPGIAVTTSRDALILASIVEKETGKTSERRLVAAVYSNRLKRGMPLQADPTVIYPVTKGRPLGRRILRSELQADNGYNTYAMTGLPAGPIANPGRGSIDAVLDPAQSNALYFVADGTGGHVFADTLEQHNANVQKWYAIRRARGEM; from the coding sequence GTGCGCAAACTCGGCTGTTCCGCGCTGATTCTGGCGCTCATCACCATCGTGGCGGCGATGAGTGTGGTCTATTATTGGGGCGGCAGCGGGCCGCTTAAGCGCAATATCACGATCAGCATCGCGCCGGGCACCGGCATGGGGCAGGCCGCGGATCAGCTCGAAAAGGCCGGCGCGATCGGATCGGCGAGCAATTTCAAGCTGCTTGCGCGCATCTTTGGCGGCGGGCAGGGGATCAAGGCGGGCGAATATAGCTTGCCCGCGCATCTCAGCCGGGCCGATATCCTGAAGCTGCTGCAGGGCGGCAAGACGCTGCAGCGCTTCGTCATGATCGCGCCGGGCTGGCCGTCGGTGACGGTCAAGGAAGCGTTGATGAAAAAGGACGAGCTGGAAGGGCCGGTGGACGTGCCGGCAGAGGGCTCCATCATGCCCGACAGCTACAGCTTCCAGCGCGGCGACACGCGCGCGTCGATGGTCAAGCGGATGCAGCGCGCCATGACGCAATATCTCGCCGCAGCCTGGGCAAAACGCAAACCCGGCATTGCCGTGACGACGTCGCGCGACGCGTTGATCCTGGCTTCGATCGTCGAGAAGGAAACGGGCAAGACGAGCGAGCGGCGCCTGGTCGCGGCGGTCTATTCGAACCGGCTGAAACGCGGCATGCCGCTTCAGGCCGATCCGACCGTGATCTATCCTGTGACCAAGGGGCGTCCGCTCGGGCGCCGTATCCTGCGTTCGGAACTGCAGGCCGATAATGGTTACAACACCTATGCTATGACCGGCCTGCCGGCGGGCCCGATCGCCAACCCGGGGCGCGGTTCGATCGACGCGGTACTGGATCCGGCGCAATCCAATGCGCTCTATTTCGTTGCCGACGGCACTGGCGGGCATGTCTTTGCCGACACGCTTGAACAGCATAATGCCAATGTCCAGAAATGGTATGCGATCAGGCGCGCGCGCGGAGAGATGTGA